The following coding sequences lie in one Kribbella sp. NBC_00709 genomic window:
- a CDS encoding quinone oxidoreductase family protein, translated as MRAVRFHRHGGPDVLQLEEVAVPEPGSGQVLIQAEAIGANAIDAVLRRGGSPWDRPLPGTLTGDVVGRIVKLGPDTPPGVAVGQRVSALTVDAFADYTVADAGFLAPIPDDADAGEATMMSLTAPLALRVLESGRIPAGGTVLIQSAAGTIGHLATQLARFYDPRTIIGTASSPKKLDFIRDLGAEPVDLTDPDWPAKVRALAPDGVDTVLDAVGGTVFTQGLDLVKPLGTMVSYGAITTEVPAVPVLGLQLRSLTGVSLYGWQQARPDEARADIAEVTRRWQSGELRPIVHATHPLADVARIHETLDARENLGRLIALP; from the coding sequence ATGCGCGCAGTGCGCTTCCACCGCCACGGCGGCCCCGACGTCCTGCAGCTCGAGGAGGTCGCCGTACCCGAACCCGGCTCCGGCCAGGTCCTGATCCAGGCCGAGGCGATCGGCGCGAACGCCATCGACGCCGTACTCCGTCGCGGCGGCTCGCCCTGGGACCGCCCACTCCCCGGCACGCTCACCGGCGACGTCGTCGGCCGCATCGTCAAGCTCGGCCCGGACACCCCGCCCGGCGTCGCCGTCGGCCAGCGCGTCTCCGCACTCACTGTCGACGCCTTCGCCGACTACACGGTCGCGGACGCCGGCTTCCTCGCCCCGATCCCCGACGACGCCGACGCCGGGGAAGCCACGATGATGTCGCTGACCGCCCCGCTCGCCCTCCGGGTGCTCGAGTCCGGCCGGATCCCGGCCGGCGGCACCGTCCTGATCCAGTCCGCGGCCGGCACCATCGGCCACCTCGCCACCCAACTGGCCCGCTTCTACGACCCCAGGACGATCATCGGTACGGCGTCCAGCCCGAAGAAACTCGACTTCATCCGGGACCTCGGCGCCGAACCCGTCGACCTCACCGACCCGGACTGGCCGGCGAAGGTCCGCGCCCTGGCCCCGGACGGCGTCGACACCGTCCTGGACGCGGTCGGCGGCACGGTCTTCACCCAGGGCCTCGACCTGGTCAAACCGCTCGGCACGATGGTTTCGTATGGCGCCATCACCACCGAGGTCCCGGCCGTCCCGGTGCTCGGCCTCCAACTCCGGAGCCTCACCGGCGTCTCCCTCTACGGCTGGCAGCAGGCCCGCCCGGACGAGGCGCGCGCCGACATCGCCGAGGTCACCCGCCGCTGGCAGTCCGGCGAGCTCCGCCCGATCGTCCACGCCACCCACCCACTCGCCGACGTCGCCCGCATCCACGAAACCCTCGACGCCCGCGAGAATCTCGGGCGCCTGATCGCCCTCCCGTGA
- a CDS encoding LysR family transcriptional regulator: protein MELRQMRYFVGVAEELHFGKAAERLYISTPTLSQQIKQLEREVGTTLLIRHSRGVELTPAGRVFLARARETIQAAGLALKDTRRAAGLDEPVLRLGLLNGIPGWLPAALEQLATERFPNSTVTLEAGTTTDQLRMLTAGEIDLGLVRTPLTLPPAITSEHLAAEELGVLLTATHPLAARPELTLDDLTGLELIWIPRAAAPEFHDDMLSRLGPGVQLSEISMSHSQLRSALLVRRSAISLGSRRAATPDVVWRPIEGRPLIARYAAIWRTDSNNPVLQAMTVSPGLTIVSQQVVVD, encoded by the coding sequence GTGGAGCTTCGGCAGATGCGGTACTTCGTGGGCGTCGCCGAGGAGCTCCATTTCGGCAAGGCCGCGGAACGGCTGTACATCTCCACCCCGACCCTGAGCCAGCAGATCAAGCAGCTCGAACGCGAGGTCGGCACCACGCTGCTGATCCGGCACAGCCGCGGTGTCGAGCTGACCCCGGCCGGCCGGGTGTTCCTGGCCCGCGCCCGGGAGACCATCCAGGCGGCCGGCCTGGCGCTGAAGGACACGCGCCGGGCCGCCGGCCTGGACGAACCGGTGCTCCGGCTCGGCCTGCTGAACGGCATTCCGGGCTGGCTCCCGGCCGCCCTCGAACAACTCGCCACCGAACGCTTCCCGAACAGCACGGTCACCCTCGAGGCCGGCACCACCACCGACCAGCTCCGGATGCTCACCGCCGGCGAGATCGACCTCGGCCTGGTCCGCACCCCGCTAACGTTGCCTCCGGCAATCACTTCCGAACACCTCGCGGCCGAGGAGCTCGGCGTACTGCTGACCGCGACCCATCCGCTCGCCGCGCGCCCCGAGCTCACCCTCGACGACCTGACCGGCCTCGAGCTGATCTGGATCCCGCGGGCCGCGGCGCCGGAGTTCCACGACGACATGCTCAGCCGGCTCGGCCCCGGCGTACAGCTGAGCGAGATCAGCATGAGCCACTCGCAGCTCCGCTCGGCGCTGCTCGTCCGCCGGTCCGCGATCAGTCTCGGCTCCCGCCGCGCCGCGACCCCGGACGTCGTCTGGCGACCGATCGAAGGCCGCCCGCTGATCGCCCGGTACGCCGCCATCTGGCGCACCGACTCGAACAACCCGGTGCTCCAGGCAATGACCGTTAGCCCCGGCCTAACGATCGTTAGCCAACAAGTCGTGGTGGACTGA
- a CDS encoding SDR family oxidoreductase, giving the protein MQEHVVIVGGSSGMGHALATELVAQGSEVTIAGRSPEKLDRVRRELGVHAVAMDIGVEQDIERLFATTGKVSHIVTTAADVGGAYQPISEYDVEAARSAVDSKLLGPLLLAKHGASVLEPGGSIVFTSGIAAYRPGPRASLLAALNGALASLAAALAVELAPIRVNVVSPGWVDTPIWQDVAGDAAPATLAAMAARLPVGRIGRTQDIAAAIIALLRNGFITGTVLHADGGHRLV; this is encoded by the coding sequence GTGCAGGAACACGTAGTGATCGTCGGCGGCAGCTCGGGCATGGGACACGCCCTCGCAACGGAACTCGTTGCCCAAGGCAGCGAAGTCACCATCGCCGGCCGCTCACCTGAAAAGCTTGACCGTGTACGCCGGGAGCTCGGCGTACACGCCGTTGCCATGGACATCGGAGTCGAGCAGGACATCGAGCGCCTCTTCGCGACCACCGGCAAGGTGAGCCACATCGTCACCACCGCCGCGGACGTGGGCGGCGCCTACCAGCCGATCAGCGAGTACGACGTGGAGGCGGCGCGCTCCGCGGTCGACTCCAAGCTGCTCGGGCCGTTGCTGCTCGCCAAGCACGGCGCGTCCGTACTCGAACCCGGGGGCTCGATCGTGTTCACCTCGGGCATCGCGGCGTACCGCCCCGGGCCGCGCGCATCGTTGCTCGCGGCACTCAACGGCGCACTGGCGTCGCTGGCCGCGGCACTCGCGGTCGAGCTCGCGCCGATCCGGGTCAACGTGGTGTCCCCCGGCTGGGTCGACACCCCGATCTGGCAGGACGTCGCCGGCGACGCGGCGCCCGCCACCCTGGCCGCGATGGCGGCCCGCCTCCCGGTCGGCCGGATCGGCCGCACCCAGGACATCGCGGCCGCCATCATCGCCCTGCTGCGCAATGGTTTCATCACCGGCACCGTTCTCCACGCCGACGGCGGACACCGGCTCGTCTAG
- a CDS encoding C40 family peptidase: MRTPLRATSGGRVGSTGKTGRALLSGVLAICLAGTMAVQPLAADAAKPKPPVIPSKAAVERAKQAAASKAGQVAAIERQLAAANARLEQLGVQSGIADEAYNGAVYRLQQAKAEATAAAARATEAEKTLATQRAQIGRFAAASYQGGGDVAKIAPLFTANGPQDLLDSAGAARSVSAAMQGSYLRFSATQVMTNLFKVQADQAVVKVKKATDEAAKAKQAAEDAEAAQSAAVTAIGVQRTQSIAQLAVLQNTSVKVAAQRQRGLEELARQRAAALAAKKAAELKRRIAAREAAERRAEAAERAREEKEAREEAKKNHGKKPAKHKPSSPGRNDDDNGGGRSSGGDARDAINFALKQLGDMYLWGATGPSRWDCSGLVMGAWERAGVQLPHYSAAQYEQIRHINEDDLRPGDLIFWATNPNDPGTIHHVAMYIGNGQMVHAPRTGKPVQIASVYYWIPPNFFGRP; this comes from the coding sequence ATGCGGACGCCCCTCAGGGCCACGTCCGGCGGACGGGTCGGGAGCACTGGGAAGACCGGTAGGGCACTGCTCTCCGGGGTGCTCGCGATCTGTCTGGCCGGCACGATGGCCGTACAGCCCCTTGCGGCCGACGCCGCCAAGCCGAAGCCACCGGTGATCCCGTCCAAGGCCGCGGTCGAGCGGGCCAAGCAGGCCGCCGCCTCGAAGGCAGGCCAGGTGGCCGCCATCGAGCGCCAGCTGGCCGCGGCGAACGCGCGGCTCGAGCAGCTCGGTGTCCAGTCGGGGATCGCCGACGAGGCGTACAACGGCGCCGTCTACCGGCTCCAGCAGGCCAAGGCCGAGGCGACCGCCGCCGCGGCCCGGGCGACCGAGGCGGAGAAGACACTCGCCACGCAGCGGGCGCAGATCGGCCGGTTCGCCGCGGCGTCATACCAGGGTGGTGGCGATGTGGCGAAGATCGCGCCGCTGTTCACCGCGAACGGTCCGCAGGATCTGCTCGACTCCGCCGGCGCGGCGCGCTCGGTGTCGGCCGCGATGCAGGGTTCGTACCTGCGGTTCTCGGCGACCCAGGTGATGACCAACCTGTTCAAGGTGCAGGCCGACCAGGCGGTCGTGAAGGTGAAGAAGGCGACCGACGAGGCGGCCAAGGCGAAGCAGGCCGCCGAGGACGCGGAGGCCGCCCAGTCCGCGGCCGTGACCGCGATCGGGGTGCAGCGCACGCAGTCGATCGCGCAGCTCGCCGTACTGCAGAACACCTCGGTGAAGGTGGCCGCGCAGCGGCAGCGGGGGCTCGAGGAGCTTGCGCGGCAACGAGCCGCTGCTCTCGCTGCGAAGAAGGCCGCCGAGCTGAAGCGCCGGATCGCCGCCCGCGAGGCGGCCGAGCGGCGCGCCGAGGCGGCCGAGCGGGCCCGCGAGGAGAAGGAAGCGCGGGAAGAGGCGAAGAAGAACCACGGCAAGAAGCCGGCGAAGCACAAGCCGTCCTCGCCGGGGCGTAACGACGACGACAACGGCGGCGGGCGCAGCTCGGGCGGCGACGCGCGGGACGCGATCAACTTCGCGCTGAAGCAACTCGGCGACATGTACCTGTGGGGCGCGACCGGGCCGTCCCGGTGGGACTGCTCCGGACTGGTGATGGGTGCCTGGGAGCGCGCCGGGGTCCAGCTGCCGCACTACAGCGCGGCGCAGTACGAGCAGATCCGGCACATCAACGAGGACGACCTGCGACCGGGCGACCTGATCTTCTGGGCCACCAACCCGAACGACCCGGGCACCATCCACCACGTCGCGATGTACATCGGCAACGGGCAGATGGTGCACGCGCCGCGGACCGGCAAGCCGGTGCAGATCGCCAGCGTCTACTACTGGATCCCGCCGAACTTCTTCGGGCGTCCCTGA
- a CDS encoding endonuclease/exonuclease/phosphatase family protein, protein MRKLLTVLVGFLMVVPTVAAAKPDAGRPERPLTVMTYNIHHGAGIDGVLDLERIAVLIEQSGADVIGLQEVDRHWDVRSNWVDQPAWFAQRLNMHYAYAANLDLPPVNPGEPRRQYGTAILSKYPIKDFTNTLLPLYPTGEQRGLAVAKIKVRGADLRFANTHLTSNNNAERLEQAQKVVELLGKSKTPTLLVGDLNATPEAPEIKTLTAVYDDTWTEVGVGPGYTIEAGNPTKRIDFQLHSAGLRPVKAAVPVTPASDHLPVVATFALR, encoded by the coding sequence ATGCGTAAATTGCTAACGGTCCTGGTGGGGTTCCTGATGGTGGTGCCGACCGTTGCCGCCGCGAAGCCTGACGCCGGGCGGCCGGAGCGGCCGCTGACGGTGATGACGTACAACATCCATCACGGCGCGGGGATCGACGGCGTCCTCGATCTCGAGCGGATCGCCGTCCTGATCGAGCAGTCCGGCGCCGACGTGATCGGTCTGCAGGAGGTCGACCGGCACTGGGACGTGCGGAGCAACTGGGTCGACCAGCCGGCCTGGTTCGCCCAGCGGCTCAACATGCACTACGCGTACGCCGCCAACCTCGACCTCCCGCCCGTCAACCCGGGGGAGCCGCGTCGCCAGTACGGGACCGCGATCCTGTCGAAGTACCCGATCAAGGACTTCACGAACACGTTGTTGCCGCTGTACCCGACCGGTGAGCAGCGTGGTCTCGCGGTGGCGAAGATCAAGGTCCGCGGCGCCGACCTGCGGTTCGCGAACACGCACCTGACCAGCAACAACAACGCCGAGCGGCTGGAGCAGGCGCAGAAGGTGGTCGAGCTGCTCGGGAAGTCCAAGACCCCGACGCTGCTGGTCGGCGACCTGAACGCGACGCCGGAGGCGCCGGAGATCAAGACCCTGACCGCCGTGTACGACGACACGTGGACCGAGGTCGGCGTCGGCCCGGGTTACACCATCGAGGCGGGCAACCCGACGAAGCGGATCGACTTCCAGCTGCACAGCGCGGGCCTGCGCCCGGTCAAGGCCGCCGTACCGGTCACGCCGGCCTCGGACCACCTCCCGGTGGTCGCTACGTTCGCCCTCCGCTGA
- a CDS encoding WD40/YVTN/BNR-like repeat-containing protein — translation MRILRVAALAAGGLLLMSSQVIPAQAHGGSSYRWELTPTGSTAQFRGLAAVSKDVAWVGGTEGTVLRTVDGGRHWQNVSPPGASALQFRDVEAFDAQRAVALSIGNGEDSRVYRTADGGKTWAETFRNTDANAFYDCFAFNDDKHGLAMSDPVDGKFRIAATSDGGKSWKVQPNGGMPAALTGEFAFAASGTCLVAGPGRTAWFATGGGDRPRVFRTNDGGRHWKVSDSPMASGAAAGIFSLAFRNPLFGVAVGGDFEKPTEAVKAASITYDGGRTWKLVPADKAPKGYRSGSHFVPWSPSTVVAVGPSGSDVSLDGGRSWKQFYDGSFDSVECAGLGSHAGCWASGAKGAVGRLVR, via the coding sequence ATGAGAATCCTGCGTGTGGCCGCCTTGGCGGCAGGAGGTCTGTTGTTGATGTCGTCCCAGGTCATCCCCGCCCAGGCGCACGGCGGATCGTCATACCGGTGGGAGCTGACGCCGACCGGAAGTACGGCGCAGTTCCGCGGGCTTGCGGCGGTCAGCAAGGACGTCGCCTGGGTGGGTGGGACCGAGGGGACGGTACTGCGGACCGTCGACGGCGGGAGGCACTGGCAGAACGTCAGCCCGCCCGGTGCGTCGGCGTTGCAGTTCCGCGATGTCGAGGCGTTCGACGCGCAGCGCGCCGTCGCGTTGTCGATCGGGAACGGCGAGGACTCCCGGGTCTACCGCACCGCCGACGGCGGAAAGACCTGGGCGGAAACGTTCCGGAACACGGACGCGAACGCGTTCTACGACTGCTTCGCCTTCAACGACGACAAGCACGGTCTGGCGATGAGCGACCCGGTGGACGGAAAGTTCCGGATCGCCGCGACGTCGGACGGCGGAAAGTCGTGGAAAGTGCAGCCGAACGGCGGAATGCCGGCCGCGCTGACCGGTGAATTCGCGTTCGCGGCGAGTGGGACCTGCCTGGTTGCCGGACCCGGTCGGACCGCGTGGTTCGCGACCGGTGGTGGCGACCGGCCGCGGGTGTTCCGGACGAACGACGGCGGCCGGCACTGGAAGGTCTCGGACTCCCCGATGGCCAGTGGCGCGGCGGCCGGAATCTTCAGCCTCGCGTTCCGGAACCCGCTGTTCGGCGTCGCGGTCGGCGGTGACTTCGAGAAGCCGACCGAGGCGGTGAAGGCGGCCTCGATCACGTACGACGGTGGTCGCACGTGGAAGCTGGTGCCCGCGGACAAGGCGCCGAAGGGATACCGCAGCGGGTCGCATTTCGTGCCGTGGTCGCCGTCGACGGTGGTCGCGGTCGGACCGTCCGGGAGCGACGTGAGCCTCGACGGCGGGCGCAGCTGGAAGCAGTTCTACGACGGCAGCTTCGACAGCGTCGAGTGCGCCGGCCTCGGTTCCCATGCAGGCTGCTGGGCCTCGGGCGCGAAGGGCGCAGTCGGCCGCCTCGTGCGCTGA
- a CDS encoding ThuA domain-containing protein: MLSDRFRLPAVLLALVLLISGLTSTAIAKVEATFNVLAFYSGTYDAAHIDFEKEANQRFPQFGAQYGFSYTATSNWDQLNNLSASQYQVVMFLDDSPHSDAQRNGFKNYMDNGGAFFGFHVSAYNDASGGWPWFNNTLLGTGRFVSNTWGPSAVTLKAENRSHPALVNTGATFQSSVSEWYSWQNDLRQNPNIQVLASIDPSSFPVGNQQGNIWTSGYYPIIWTNKNYKMIYANFGHNAMNYDTNTRLSSTFDSPAQNQFMMDALKWLGGGGTTPPVDQPSPAAWYQVANKANGKCVDARAAGVANGTVIQQYSCNGTQAQQFQFQPTSGGFTRVNNHNDATKVIDVTGVSAADNAGLQLWTYSNGNNQQWQAVSEGSGYFHFVSRFSNKCLTVPGGSTADSTQLVQLTCNGTAAQSFKLT; this comes from the coding sequence ATGCTTTCCGATCGATTTCGCCTGCCCGCCGTCCTGCTCGCCCTGGTGCTGCTGATCAGCGGGCTCACCTCCACCGCGATCGCCAAGGTCGAGGCGACCTTCAACGTGCTCGCGTTCTACAGCGGGACCTACGATGCCGCGCACATCGACTTCGAGAAGGAAGCCAACCAGCGCTTCCCGCAGTTCGGTGCGCAGTACGGGTTCTCGTACACCGCGACCAGCAACTGGGACCAGCTCAACAACTTGAGCGCATCGCAGTACCAGGTCGTCATGTTCCTCGACGACTCACCGCACTCCGATGCGCAGCGCAACGGGTTCAAGAACTACATGGACAACGGCGGCGCGTTCTTCGGCTTCCACGTGTCGGCGTACAACGACGCGAGTGGTGGCTGGCCTTGGTTCAACAACACGCTGCTCGGCACCGGCCGGTTCGTCTCGAACACCTGGGGACCGAGCGCGGTCACGCTGAAGGCCGAGAACCGTTCGCATCCGGCGCTGGTCAACACCGGCGCGACGTTCCAGTCGTCGGTGAGTGAGTGGTACAGCTGGCAGAACGACCTGCGGCAGAACCCGAACATCCAGGTGCTGGCCTCGATCGACCCATCGAGCTTCCCGGTTGGCAATCAGCAGGGCAACATCTGGACCTCCGGCTACTACCCGATCATCTGGACCAACAAGAACTACAAGATGATCTACGCGAACTTCGGCCACAACGCGATGAACTACGACACCAATACGAGGCTGTCGTCGACGTTCGACAGCCCGGCGCAGAACCAGTTCATGATGGACGCGCTCAAGTGGCTCGGTGGTGGCGGTACGACGCCGCCGGTCGACCAGCCGTCGCCGGCCGCGTGGTACCAGGTGGCGAACAAGGCCAACGGGAAGTGCGTCGACGCCCGCGCGGCCGGGGTCGCCAATGGCACCGTGATCCAGCAGTACAGCTGCAACGGCACGCAGGCGCAGCAGTTCCAGTTCCAGCCGACGTCCGGTGGATTCACGCGGGTCAACAACCACAACGACGCCACCAAGGTGATCGACGTGACCGGGGTGTCCGCCGCCGACAACGCCGGCCTGCAGCTGTGGACGTACAGCAACGGAAACAACCAGCAATGGCAGGCCGTGTCCGAAGGCAGCGGCTACTTCCACTTCGTCAGCCGCTTCAGCAACAAATGCCTGACGGTTCCGGGTGGTTCCACGGCCGACAGCACCCAACTCGTCCAACTCACCTGCAACGGAACTGCGGCGCAGTCCTTCAAGCTGACATGA
- a CDS encoding helix-turn-helix transcriptional regulator encodes MEYADLSDFLRKRREALQPEDVGMPRGRRRRTPGLRREEVAALASMSADYYSRLEGGRGPQPSVDMLGAIARALRLTLEERDHLFLLAGHGTPPRTTRACHVDPGMLRILDRLHDTPAMLLNRCGEVLAQTPAHVAFAGELTNFQGMERSEVYRWFVHPETRALYAEPELSTHSKLLVSMLRTVATIDGPKSYAASLVKALQKLSQEFVEIWDAHEVVVAHSQTKRFRHPVVGDLELYCELIDNRDGQQTLIVFTAEPGSESAEKLQLLSVLGSQAMNSGQGFDRELI; translated from the coding sequence ATGGAGTACGCCGACCTGTCCGACTTCCTGCGCAAACGCCGGGAGGCCCTGCAACCCGAAGACGTGGGCATGCCCCGCGGGCGCAGGCGCCGTACCCCTGGTCTCCGCCGTGAGGAGGTCGCCGCGCTGGCGTCGATGTCGGCCGACTACTACAGCCGGCTCGAGGGCGGACGCGGTCCGCAGCCGTCGGTCGACATGCTGGGCGCGATCGCCCGCGCGCTCCGGCTGACGCTCGAGGAGCGCGACCACCTGTTCCTGCTGGCCGGCCACGGTACGCCGCCGCGGACGACGCGGGCGTGCCACGTCGACCCGGGCATGCTGCGGATCCTGGACCGGCTGCACGACACCCCCGCGATGCTGCTGAACCGGTGCGGCGAGGTGCTCGCGCAGACGCCGGCGCACGTCGCGTTCGCCGGCGAGCTGACGAACTTCCAGGGCATGGAGCGCAGCGAGGTCTACCGCTGGTTCGTGCATCCGGAGACCCGGGCGCTTTACGCCGAGCCCGAGCTGAGCACGCACAGCAAGCTGCTGGTCTCGATGCTGCGCACGGTCGCCACGATCGACGGCCCGAAGTCGTACGCCGCCTCGCTCGTGAAGGCGCTGCAGAAGCTGAGCCAGGAGTTCGTCGAGATCTGGGACGCGCACGAGGTCGTCGTCGCGCACAGTCAGACCAAGCGCTTCCGGCACCCGGTGGTCGGTGACCTCGAGCTGTACTGCGAGCTGATCGACAACCGGGACGGTCAGCAGACGCTGATCGTGTTCACCGCGGAACCGGGCAGCGAGAGCGCGGAGAAGTTGCAGTTGCTCAGCGTTCTGGGCAGTCAGGCGATGAACTCTGGACAGGGCTTTGATCGGGAGTTAATTTAA
- a CDS encoding SDR family oxidoreductase — MKTTGNTIFMTGGTSGIGLELAKRFRDLGNTVIISGRRQDLLDTIAAEDGIEGIQLDVADPASITAAFEQVTSTHDVNVLVTMAGIMQVEDLLDPGHLPTAEQTIDINLLGTIRTIATFTPYLLKQRDPVILTVSSGLASVPLTVTPTYSATKAAIHSYTQSLRIQLADTGIQVIEVVPPAVQTTLMNQENDDRAMPLDEYLDETMSILQHQPDVTEILVDRVRFLRHAERENRYESVVAALNQPH, encoded by the coding sequence ATGAAAACGACTGGGAACACCATCTTCATGACCGGCGGTACGTCGGGGATCGGCCTCGAGCTCGCCAAGCGGTTCCGCGACCTCGGCAACACCGTGATCATCAGCGGGCGGCGTCAGGACCTGCTCGACACGATCGCCGCCGAAGACGGTATCGAGGGCATCCAGCTCGACGTCGCCGACCCGGCCTCGATCACGGCCGCGTTCGAGCAGGTGACCAGCACCCACGACGTCAACGTGCTCGTCACGATGGCCGGCATCATGCAGGTCGAGGACCTCCTCGACCCCGGTCACCTCCCGACCGCGGAGCAGACCATCGACATCAACCTGCTCGGCACGATCCGGACGATCGCCACGTTCACGCCGTACCTGCTGAAGCAGCGCGACCCGGTGATCCTGACCGTTTCCTCCGGGCTCGCCTCGGTGCCGCTGACGGTCACGCCGACGTACAGCGCCACCAAGGCCGCGATCCACAGCTACACCCAGAGCCTGCGGATCCAGCTCGCGGACACCGGCATCCAGGTCATCGAGGTCGTCCCGCCCGCCGTGCAGACCACCCTGATGAACCAGGAGAACGACGATCGCGCGATGCCGCTCGACGAGTACCTCGACGAGACGATGAGCATCCTCCAACACCAGCCCGACGTGACCGAGATCCTCGTCGACCGGGTCCGCTTCCTCCGCCACGCCGAACGCGAAAACCGCTACGAGTCCGTAGTAGCAGCCCTCAACCAGCCCCACTAA
- a CDS encoding thiamine-binding protein, with the protein MLVAFSVAPAVSTHDDGSVSDAVAAAIRVVRDSGLPNRTDSMFTTLEGEWDEVMGVVKQAVDAVVAVSPRVSLVLKADIRPGYTGQLTAKVERIEQALAD; encoded by the coding sequence ATGCTCGTAGCGTTCTCAGTTGCTCCTGCTGTTTCCACCCACGACGACGGATCGGTCTCGGACGCCGTCGCCGCGGCCATTCGCGTCGTCCGTGACTCGGGTCTGCCGAACCGGACCGACTCGATGTTCACCACGCTGGAAGGCGAGTGGGACGAGGTGATGGGCGTCGTGAAGCAGGCCGTGGACGCGGTTGTTGCTGTGTCGCCGCGGGTCAGTCTCGTGCTCAAGGCTGATATTCGGCCTGGGTACACCGGGCAGTTGACCGCCAAGGTCGAGCGGATCGAGCAGGCGTTGGCGGACTGA